One Megalops cyprinoides isolate fMegCyp1 chromosome 23, fMegCyp1.pri, whole genome shotgun sequence genomic region harbors:
- the prpf18 gene encoding pre-mRNA-splicing factor 18 isoform X1, with amino-acid sequence MDILKAEIARKRKLLEEKELVDESKKYFKRADLARKEEEDYYKRCGYQVDNVKPAGQEKKEEGEPSTSTNPVLELELTEEKLPMTLSRQEVIRRLRERGEPVRLFGESDYDAFQRLRKIEILAPEVNKGLRNDLKAAMDKIDQQYLNEIVGGQEAGEVDTQHDLKVHEENTTIEELEALGESLGTGDDNGDMDVINKVLKFLLGVWAKDLNGREDHVKRSVQGKLASATQKQTESYLRPLFRKLRKKSLPADIKESITDIIKYMLQREYVKANDAYLQMAIGNAPWPIGVTMVGIHARTGREKIFSKHVAHVLNDETQRKYIQGLKRLMTICQKHFPTDPSKCVEYNAL; translated from the exons ATGGATATACTTAAAGCAGAAATTGCGAGAAAAAGGAAGCTTCTCGAAGAGAAAGAGCTTGTCGAT GaatcaaagaaatatttcaaacgGGCTGATCTTGccaggaaagaggaagaagattATTATAAAAGATGTGGATACCAG GTCGATAATGTGAAGCCAGCAGGACAG gagaagaaagaggagggggagccctccacctccaccaatCCTGTGTTGGAGCTTGAGCTGACAGAGGAGAAGCTACCCATGACCCTCTCTAGACAGGAG GTGATCAGACGCCTAAGGGAACGAGGCGAACCTGTGCGGCTGTTCGGAGAGTCCGACTACGACGCCTTCCAGCGGCTGAGGAAAATCGAGATTCTCGCCCCCGAAGTGAACAAG GGCTTGAGGAATGATCTGAAAGCTGCCATGGATAAGATTGACCAGCAGTACCTGAATGAAATCGTGGGAGGCCAGGAGGCGGGGGAGGTGGACACACAGCATGACCTGAAGGTCCATGAGGAGAACACCACCAtcgaggagctggag GCACTTGGAGAATCTCTAGGAACAGGCGACGACAACGGTGACATGGATGTTATAAACAAAGTGTTGAAG TTCCTTCTGGGTGTGTGGGCCAAGGACCTGAACGGTCGAGAGGACCACGTGAAGCGGAGCGTGCAGGGCAAACTGGCCAGCGCCACCCAAAAGCAGACCGAGTCGTACCTCCGACCGCTCTTCAGGAAACTGCGCAAGAAG AGTCTTCCTGCGGACATCAAAGAATCGATCACAGACATCATCAAATACATGTTGCAAAGAGAGTACGTCAAG GCAAATGATGCCTACCTGCAGATGGCCATAGGGAACGCCCCCTGGCCCATCGGTGTCACCATGGTGGGTATCCACGCCCGTACCGGGCGAGAAAAGATCTTCTCCAAACACGTCGCCCACGTCCTCAACGACGAGACCCAGAGGAAGTACATCCAG GGATTGAAGAGATTGATGACCATCTGCCAGAAGCACTTCCCCACTGACCCCTCCAAATGCGTGGAGTACAATGCCCTCTGA
- the prpf18 gene encoding pre-mRNA-splicing factor 18 isoform X2 codes for MDILKAEIARKRKLLEEKELVDESKKYFKRADLARKEEEDYYKRCGYQEKKEEGEPSTSTNPVLELELTEEKLPMTLSRQEVIRRLRERGEPVRLFGESDYDAFQRLRKIEILAPEVNKGLRNDLKAAMDKIDQQYLNEIVGGQEAGEVDTQHDLKVHEENTTIEELEALGESLGTGDDNGDMDVINKVLKFLLGVWAKDLNGREDHVKRSVQGKLASATQKQTESYLRPLFRKLRKKSLPADIKESITDIIKYMLQREYVKANDAYLQMAIGNAPWPIGVTMVGIHARTGREKIFSKHVAHVLNDETQRKYIQGLKRLMTICQKHFPTDPSKCVEYNAL; via the exons ATGGATATACTTAAAGCAGAAATTGCGAGAAAAAGGAAGCTTCTCGAAGAGAAAGAGCTTGTCGAT GaatcaaagaaatatttcaaacgGGCTGATCTTGccaggaaagaggaagaagattATTATAAAAGATGTGGATACCAG gagaagaaagaggagggggagccctccacctccaccaatCCTGTGTTGGAGCTTGAGCTGACAGAGGAGAAGCTACCCATGACCCTCTCTAGACAGGAG GTGATCAGACGCCTAAGGGAACGAGGCGAACCTGTGCGGCTGTTCGGAGAGTCCGACTACGACGCCTTCCAGCGGCTGAGGAAAATCGAGATTCTCGCCCCCGAAGTGAACAAG GGCTTGAGGAATGATCTGAAAGCTGCCATGGATAAGATTGACCAGCAGTACCTGAATGAAATCGTGGGAGGCCAGGAGGCGGGGGAGGTGGACACACAGCATGACCTGAAGGTCCATGAGGAGAACACCACCAtcgaggagctggag GCACTTGGAGAATCTCTAGGAACAGGCGACGACAACGGTGACATGGATGTTATAAACAAAGTGTTGAAG TTCCTTCTGGGTGTGTGGGCCAAGGACCTGAACGGTCGAGAGGACCACGTGAAGCGGAGCGTGCAGGGCAAACTGGCCAGCGCCACCCAAAAGCAGACCGAGTCGTACCTCCGACCGCTCTTCAGGAAACTGCGCAAGAAG AGTCTTCCTGCGGACATCAAAGAATCGATCACAGACATCATCAAATACATGTTGCAAAGAGAGTACGTCAAG GCAAATGATGCCTACCTGCAGATGGCCATAGGGAACGCCCCCTGGCCCATCGGTGTCACCATGGTGGGTATCCACGCCCGTACCGGGCGAGAAAAGATCTTCTCCAAACACGTCGCCCACGTCCTCAACGACGAGACCCAGAGGAAGTACATCCAG GGATTGAAGAGATTGATGACCATCTGCCAGAAGCACTTCCCCACTGACCCCTCCAAATGCGTGGAGTACAATGCCCTCTGA